A region from the Vicia villosa cultivar HV-30 ecotype Madison, WI linkage group LG3, Vvil1.0, whole genome shotgun sequence genome encodes:
- the LOC131655704 gene encoding agamous-like MADS-box protein MADS9 produces MGRGKIEIKRIENSSNRQVTYSKRKNGILKKAKEISVLCDAQVSLILFGASGKMHEYISPSTTLIDVLDRYQRASGKTLWDAKHENLSNEIDRIKKENDSMQIELRHLKGEDITSLNYKELMSLEDALENGLTGVRDKKMEVHRMFKRNGKILEDENKELNFLLQQHLALEGVGNMHGQWI; encoded by the exons ATGGGAAGAGGTAAGATTGAGATCAAGAGGATTGAAAACTCAAGCAACAGACAAGTTACCTATTCAAAGAGAAAGAATGGTATCCTCAAGAAGGCAAAGGAAATAAGTGTTCTCTGTGATGCTCAAGTTTCTCTTATTCTCTTTGGTGCTTCTGGGAAGATGCATGAATACATCAGTCCCTCCACCAC GTTGATTGATGTTCTTGACAGATACCAAAGAGCTTCTGGAAAAACTCTCTGGGATGCTAAACATGAG AACCTTAGCAATGAAATTGATAGAATCAAAAAGGAGAATGACAGCATGCAAATTGAACTCag GCACTTGAAGGGAGAGGATATTACTTCATTGAATTACAAAGAGCTTATGTCCCTTGAGGATGCCCTTGAAAATGGCCTGACTGGTGTTAGAGACAAAAAG ATGGAAGTGCATAGGATGTTCAAGAGAAAT GGAAAGATTCTGGAAGATGAAAACAAGGAACTCAACTTTCTTTTG